From a single Gimesia fumaroli genomic region:
- a CDS encoding FG-GAP repeat domain-containing protein: protein MRSDRNHAGGLCLLLWILLMANGVAEESERGTPWAIHIIDQSSRGADGVKLADIDGDGLQDIATGWEEGSQTRIYHNPGPDHVKQLWPAMTVGATPQVEDAAWIDLDRDGRLEVISCCEGKSQSVFVHWPPANKPFQNQWRQEVLPSSQRKMMWMFAIPAQLDQQPGMELVAAGKGKGAQIGWFQPGENPRELSKYQWKPLSPAGWIMSLFAIDMDGDGDQDLLTTDRKGTLRGCRWLENPGDLATSTTSAWKNHWVGGQDREVMFARVADLDQDGLSDILVATRIPDELLWFRRLDTSGLKWERQVVPFPANTGHGKGVAVGDMNGDGQPDVVFSCGNANPPKSGMFWMSYSKNGSKRDWQTHEISGPRGIKFDRIELLDLDADGDLDVLSCEERDRKKGLGVFWYENPVK from the coding sequence ATGCGATCTGACAGAAATCACGCGGGAGGGTTATGCCTGTTGTTGTGGATCTTGCTCATGGCGAATGGGGTAGCAGAGGAATCAGAACGGGGCACGCCTTGGGCAATTCATATCATAGATCAGTCTTCCCGAGGCGCCGACGGGGTGAAACTGGCTGATATCGACGGAGATGGTTTGCAAGACATCGCCACCGGTTGGGAAGAAGGAAGCCAGACACGCATCTATCACAATCCGGGTCCGGACCATGTCAAACAACTCTGGCCGGCGATGACTGTTGGTGCGACTCCTCAGGTGGAAGATGCTGCCTGGATTGATCTCGACCGTGATGGTCGGCTGGAAGTCATCAGTTGTTGCGAAGGAAAAAGTCAGTCAGTGTTTGTCCATTGGCCACCTGCAAACAAGCCGTTTCAAAATCAATGGCGTCAGGAAGTCCTGCCGAGCTCTCAACGCAAAATGATGTGGATGTTTGCAATACCCGCCCAGTTGGATCAACAACCAGGGATGGAGTTGGTCGCCGCCGGGAAAGGGAAAGGAGCGCAGATCGGCTGGTTTCAACCCGGAGAGAATCCGCGTGAACTTTCAAAATATCAATGGAAGCCTCTTTCACCCGCAGGCTGGATCATGTCTCTGTTTGCCATTGATATGGACGGCGATGGTGATCAGGATCTGTTAACGACCGACCGCAAAGGAACGTTGCGAGGCTGTCGCTGGCTGGAAAACCCGGGAGACCTCGCGACTTCAACAACATCTGCCTGGAAGAATCACTGGGTGGGTGGCCAGGATCGGGAAGTGATGTTTGCCCGTGTGGCCGATCTTGATCAGGATGGCTTAAGTGATATTCTGGTGGCAACCCGTATCCCGGATGAATTGCTCTGGTTCCGTCGCCTGGATACGAGTGGGCTGAAGTGGGAGAGGCAGGTGGTTCCATTTCCAGCCAATACAGGGCACGGCAAAGGAGTGGCTGTCGGAGACATGAATGGGGACGGACAGCCTGATGTGGTTTTCAGTTGCGGAAATGCGAACCCACCTAAATCAGGCATGTTCTGGATGAGCTATTCGAAAAACGGGTCAAAGAGGGACTGGCAGACGCATGAGATCAGCGGGCCACGGGGAATTAAATTTGATCGGATTGAGCTGCTGGACCTCGATGCCGACGGTGATCTTGATGTGCTTTCCTGTGAAGAACGGGACCGGAAAAAAGGCCTGGGTGTGTTCTGGTACGAAAATCCAGTCAAATAG
- a CDS encoding sulfatase family protein: protein MYRCLYGMLCLLLLFVSVEPASAAAKQKNVLVIVVDDQGFQAGCYGNKVIKTPGIDMLAESGTRFTRAHCTTASCSASRSVIMTGLYNHATGHYGHAHGYNHFSTYATVKSLPIILEEAGYRTCSIGKYHLAPEYVYQFQEYRNKGVQGNRNSIRMAANAKEWITEDDDRPFFLYYCSSDPHRGGGPDGYSNFNADPDHYPGVTPITYKPEQIQVPPWLPNHQEVQEELAEYYQAISRLDQGVVSLINTLKETGHWEDTLVMFLSDNGPPFPGAKTNLYQPGMNLPLIVRDPSQKKQGITTDALVTWADLTPTILDYCDVTPKPVPPLRTVENNGKRVEGRGKPVPYKFHGRSFLGALDKEQAPEFDESYASHTFHEITMYYPMRVILSGNYKYIFNIAHKLPYPFASDLYRSPTWQGVLKRGDKMFGQRTVYSYLHRPKHELYDLSVDPYESKNLAFEPKHQETLTKMQDKLKAWQKKTKDPWFLKWEYE, encoded by the coding sequence ATGTATCGATGTCTCTACGGAATGCTCTGCCTGCTGTTGTTGTTTGTTTCCGTCGAACCGGCCTCTGCTGCTGCGAAACAGAAAAATGTTCTGGTGATTGTCGTCGACGACCAGGGCTTTCAAGCCGGCTGCTACGGCAATAAAGTAATCAAAACCCCCGGTATCGATATGCTGGCTGAATCAGGAACCCGCTTCACGCGCGCCCATTGCACGACCGCCAGTTGCTCTGCCAGCCGCTCGGTGATCATGACGGGACTGTATAACCATGCCACCGGCCATTACGGTCACGCTCATGGTTACAACCATTTTAGTACCTACGCTACGGTCAAATCGCTGCCAATCATTCTGGAAGAAGCCGGCTATCGAACCTGTTCAATTGGAAAATATCATCTGGCTCCTGAGTACGTCTATCAGTTTCAGGAATATCGTAATAAAGGAGTTCAGGGAAACCGAAATTCAATCCGGATGGCGGCCAATGCCAAAGAGTGGATCACCGAAGACGACGATCGGCCGTTCTTCCTCTACTACTGTAGTAGCGATCCCCATCGCGGAGGTGGTCCCGACGGCTATTCCAATTTCAATGCCGACCCCGATCACTATCCCGGCGTGACTCCGATCACCTACAAGCCGGAACAGATCCAGGTTCCGCCGTGGCTTCCCAATCACCAAGAAGTCCAGGAAGAACTGGCCGAATACTATCAGGCTATCTCCCGACTCGATCAGGGGGTTGTCTCACTGATCAACACATTAAAAGAAACCGGCCACTGGGAAGATACGCTGGTCATGTTCCTCAGTGATAATGGCCCCCCGTTCCCGGGCGCCAAGACAAACCTTTATCAGCCGGGGATGAACCTGCCGTTAATCGTCCGCGATCCGAGCCAGAAAAAACAAGGCATCACCACCGACGCTCTGGTTACCTGGGCCGACCTGACGCCCACGATTCTAGACTACTGTGATGTAACACCGAAACCAGTGCCTCCCCTGCGAACCGTCGAAAATAACGGCAAACGCGTGGAAGGCAGAGGAAAACCGGTTCCCTACAAATTCCACGGCCGCTCTTTTTTAGGTGCTCTCGACAAAGAACAGGCCCCCGAATTTGACGAAAGTTACGCATCCCATACGTTCCATGAAATCACCATGTATTATCCAATGCGGGTCATCCTGAGTGGCAACTATAAGTATATCTTCAACATTGCCCATAAACTCCCCTACCCCTTCGCATCCGATTTATATCGGTCCCCCACCTGGCAGGGTGTTTTAAAACGGGGTGATAAAATGTTCGGCCAACGAACGGTTTACTCGTATCTGCATCGGCCCAAACACGAACTGTATGATTTGTCAGTCGATCCCTACGAATCGAAGAATCTGGCATTTGAGCCGAAACACCAGGAAACTCTGACAAAAATGCAGGATAAACTGAAAGCCTGGCAGAAAAAGACCAAGGATCCCTGGTTCCTGAAGTGGGAATATGAATGA
- a CDS encoding DUF58 domain-containing protein, with amino-acid sequence MPSSDAPLSDPTALARFGKLEVVTRLIVEGFMMGQHKSPYKGASVEFVEHRQYYPGDEIRHIDWRAYGKTGKYYVKEFEEETNLRCYLLLDCSGSMAYAGKTLSKFDYARQLAAALGYLLLSQRDAVGLITFDNARRDFIEPSANPKNFGQMLEILENSKPRHETAISTVLNEVLPLIKRRSLVVLISDCFDEPEALTTTLKQLRHDRHEVLLFQVVTPEEEEFPFSKPTQFRSLERSGHHQLVDPHQLRARYLEQYQEFCDTLSRQCGSVKVDYLKFRTTDPYHLALGAFLNQRTRPGRK; translated from the coding sequence ATGCCCTCATCGGATGCACCACTGTCTGACCCGACTGCGCTGGCCCGCTTTGGCAAACTGGAAGTGGTCACGCGCCTGATTGTCGAAGGCTTTATGATGGGGCAGCACAAAAGTCCTTATAAAGGAGCGAGTGTCGAATTTGTGGAGCATCGGCAGTATTACCCCGGCGATGAAATTCGACACATCGACTGGCGGGCTTACGGCAAAACTGGAAAGTATTACGTTAAAGAATTCGAAGAAGAGACGAACTTACGCTGCTATCTGTTACTCGACTGTTCCGGCAGCATGGCCTACGCGGGTAAGACGCTCAGTAAGTTTGATTATGCACGTCAGTTAGCGGCGGCACTGGGATATCTATTGCTGAGTCAGCGTGACGCGGTCGGTCTGATTACGTTTGACAACGCACGGCGTGATTTTATTGAACCATCAGCGAATCCGAAGAACTTTGGTCAGATGCTGGAGATCCTGGAGAACTCGAAGCCGCGGCATGAGACGGCGATCTCCACGGTCTTGAATGAAGTGCTGCCTTTGATCAAACGTCGTAGCCTGGTGGTGTTGATCTCCGATTGTTTTGATGAACCGGAAGCGTTAACAACCACGTTAAAACAGTTACGACATGACCGCCACGAAGTACTTCTGTTTCAAGTCGTGACGCCGGAAGAGGAAGAGTTCCCATTCAGCAAGCCGACCCAGTTTCGCAGTCTGGAACGGAGTGGTCATCATCAACTCGTTGATCCCCACCAACTCAGGGCACGCTATCTTGAGCAGTATCAGGAATTTTGCGACACGTTGTCCCGGCAGTGCGGTTCAGTCAAGGTGGATTATCTCAAGTTCCGTACGACCGATCCTTATCATCTGGCACTCGGTGCCTTTCTGAATCAGCGAACGCGACCCGGACGAAAGTGA
- a CDS encoding TolC family protein, whose translation MESEEVYQQKLTEIEYPNVAEVDEGDTIGTQAPAMLSSSATPDYWDLTLEEAMNLALQHSKVLGDVGGVSLNTPAALHTKYDPAITEADPRYGVEGALSAYDTTLSASTFFEKNDKALNNVFFGGGTRLLRQDAMVIQAQLTKRAMTGTEFTLRDYIDYDANNSPGNQFPHAYQNNIEMEFRHPLLRGGGIDFNQLAGPSNTPGVINGVIIARINTDISLGEFEISVRDLVSDVENAYWDLYYGYRDLDAKIMARDSALETWRRIRALYENGRRGGEAEKEAQAREQYFRYQAEVENALSGRLLNGTHTNNGSQGGTFQSNHGVYVAERRLRMLLGIPINDGRLIRPADEPSLARVEFDWEETLVEALDRRPEIRRQRWQIKKRELELQANKNFLMPELDLIGRYRWRGFGRNYLVDGNDPGRFDGALNNLFDGDFQEWQLGLELSVPLGKRQAHAAMRHAELQLARDRAILHEQERTIVQSLSNAIADVDRAYSVLQTTYNRRHAARQEVAAVQAAYESDNATLDLLLESQRRQAEADGSYYRSLVEYSLAVKNIQFEKGSLLAYNSIYLEEGRWPEKAYADAAERERLRGRVRTMAQAPSYTGNLEQGVFPQLLVPGDVPAEQPQPAPEPMPENFVPPVPGVNSEAAVQSFEEKIQSIDFSEPLEPQNPIQNLEGMQNRNEPEQQFESQQTLPPGPDQALQHAFGGANVSNPITPPPVIEQAEQNFQPVMERAGTPSLRTARQRQTLEFPVRSGSQGQDPFQGYRNAGPRWEPVPIPETKRRNLRDFSNQVQRFPLKEAE comes from the coding sequence GTGGAAAGTGAAGAAGTCTACCAGCAGAAACTGACCGAAATCGAATATCCGAATGTCGCAGAAGTCGATGAAGGGGATACGATTGGTACTCAGGCTCCCGCCATGCTTTCCAGTTCAGCAACACCCGATTACTGGGACCTGACGCTCGAAGAGGCCATGAATTTGGCATTACAACATTCCAAAGTCTTGGGGGATGTGGGTGGTGTTTCCTTAAACACACCGGCTGCCCTGCATACGAAATATGATCCTGCGATTACGGAAGCTGATCCCCGCTATGGCGTCGAAGGTGCTTTGAGTGCCTATGATACGACACTTTCCGCAAGCACGTTTTTTGAGAAAAACGACAAGGCGTTAAACAACGTCTTCTTCGGTGGGGGAACCCGTCTGTTAAGACAGGACGCGATGGTTATTCAAGCGCAATTAACGAAACGTGCCATGACGGGAACCGAATTTACATTACGAGATTACATCGATTACGATGCGAACAATTCACCGGGTAACCAGTTTCCCCATGCCTACCAGAACAACATCGAAATGGAATTTCGACATCCGTTGTTACGCGGGGGCGGAATTGATTTTAACCAACTGGCAGGACCGAGTAACACACCCGGGGTGATCAATGGGGTCATCATAGCCCGGATTAATACTGATATCAGTCTGGGAGAATTTGAAATCTCAGTTCGTGATCTGGTAAGTGATGTTGAGAATGCTTATTGGGATCTGTACTACGGATACCGTGATCTGGATGCCAAAATTATGGCCCGTGATTCTGCGTTAGAGACCTGGCGAAGAATTCGTGCATTATATGAAAACGGGCGGCGCGGCGGAGAAGCCGAAAAAGAAGCGCAAGCCCGCGAGCAATATTTCCGCTATCAGGCTGAAGTCGAAAACGCCTTAAGTGGTCGATTGTTAAACGGAACACACACCAACAATGGCAGTCAGGGCGGTACCTTTCAAAGCAATCATGGCGTATATGTTGCCGAACGTCGCTTGCGTATGCTACTCGGAATTCCCATCAATGATGGTCGCTTAATTCGTCCCGCCGACGAACCTTCACTGGCACGGGTTGAATTTGACTGGGAAGAAACCCTGGTCGAAGCGCTGGATCGTCGTCCGGAAATTCGTCGCCAGCGCTGGCAAATCAAAAAACGAGAACTGGAACTTCAGGCGAACAAAAACTTCCTGATGCCCGAACTGGATTTGATTGGCCGTTATCGCTGGCGTGGCTTTGGCCGGAATTATCTGGTTGATGGTAACGATCCCGGACGATTTGACGGAGCCCTCAATAACCTCTTCGATGGTGATTTTCAGGAATGGCAATTGGGGCTGGAACTTTCCGTCCCGCTGGGAAAACGTCAGGCTCACGCGGCGATGCGTCATGCAGAATTACAATTGGCCCGCGATCGCGCCATTCTGCATGAACAGGAACGAACTATCGTACAAAGCTTAAGTAATGCCATTGCCGATGTTGATCGTGCATATTCCGTTTTGCAAACAACCTATAATCGTCGTCATGCCGCCAGACAGGAAGTAGCGGCAGTGCAGGCGGCTTACGAATCAGATAACGCGACACTGGATCTGTTGCTGGAATCGCAACGCCGTCAGGCCGAAGCGGACGGCAGTTATTATCGGTCTCTGGTCGAATACTCTCTGGCAGTCAAGAATATCCAGTTTGAAAAAGGATCTTTGCTTGCATACAACAGCATTTACCTGGAAGAAGGACGTTGGCCTGAAAAAGCGTATGCCGATGCTGCCGAGCGGGAACGTTTACGAGGTCGTGTCCGAACAATGGCTCAGGCGCCGTCCTATACCGGCAACCTGGAACAGGGAGTCTTTCCTCAATTGCTCGTTCCCGGTGATGTTCCCGCGGAACAGCCACAACCAGCGCCCGAGCCGATGCCTGAAAATTTTGTCCCTCCGGTGCCAGGCGTGAACAGTGAAGCCGCTGTGCAATCCTTTGAAGAAAAAATTCAATCGATCGATTTCAGTGAGCCACTTGAGCCACAGAATCCGATCCAAAATCTGGAAGGGATGCAGAACAGAAACGAACCCGAACAGCAATTTGAATCACAACAGACGCTCCCTCCGGGGCCGGATCAGGCTTTACAGCACGCCTTTGGTGGTGCAAATGTATCGAATCCAATCACGCCTCCCCCTGTCATTGAGCAGGCAGAGCAAAATTTCCAGCCTGTTATGGAACGAGCCGGCACTCCAAGTTTACGGACTGCACGACAGAGGCAGACCTTGGAGTTTCCGGTCCGAAGCGGCTCACAAGGGCAGGACCCGTTTCAGGGGTATCGAAACGCGGGACCTCGCTGGGAGCCAGTGCCGATACCCGAAACAAAACGGCGAAATTTGAGGGATTTTTCGAATCAAGTACAACGTTTTCCCTTAAAAGAAGCTGAGTAG
- a CDS encoding 3-keto-disaccharide hydrolase, whose protein sequence is MTMTTLKRVATMCAVLMAVSALNFAEAEECKLNQPPEGYTALFNGKDLTGWKGLVGNPKTRAKMSPEELAKAQKKADQEMRDHWNIVDGVIVFDGKGKSLCTAKDYKNFDLLVDWKIKKDGDSGIYLRGSPQVQIWDPAVKAANGVGSGGLYNNKKNPDKPLLTADNPVGEWNTFRIKMVGEKVSVWLNGKLVVDDTTLENYWERDKPIYETGQIELQNHGNTLYFRNVFIKELD, encoded by the coding sequence ATGACTATGACCACCTTGAAACGTGTCGCAACAATGTGTGCTGTGCTGATGGCTGTTTCCGCCTTGAATTTCGCTGAAGCAGAAGAATGTAAGTTGAATCAGCCTCCCGAAGGGTATACGGCTTTGTTCAACGGTAAGGATTTAACTGGCTGGAAAGGTCTGGTAGGCAACCCCAAGACTCGCGCCAAAATGAGCCCGGAAGAACTGGCGAAAGCACAAAAAAAAGCAGATCAGGAGATGCGCGATCACTGGAATATTGTGGATGGTGTGATTGTCTTTGATGGCAAAGGGAAAAGTCTGTGTACCGCTAAGGACTACAAAAACTTTGATTTGTTGGTAGACTGGAAAATCAAGAAAGATGGAGATAGTGGCATTTATCTGCGAGGATCACCCCAGGTTCAGATTTGGGACCCCGCAGTGAAGGCAGCCAACGGCGTTGGTTCCGGCGGGTTGTACAATAATAAAAAGAATCCCGATAAGCCTCTGCTGACAGCAGATAACCCTGTGGGGGAATGGAATACGTTCCGGATCAAAATGGTGGGTGAGAAAGTCAGCGTCTGGTTGAATGGGAAGCTGGTAGTCGATGATACGACTCTGGAAAACTATTGGGAACGCGATAAGCCGATTTATGAAACGGGCCAGATTGAATTACAGAACCACGGAAATACACTTTATTTTCGTAACGTGTTTATTAAAGAGCTGGACTAG
- a CDS encoding right-handed parallel beta-helix repeat-containing protein encodes MISLKKSNWLSAQLVRLFEYQQNQETSKNRLGAFTVTVFSRFTAALLMATTIQAAPAAPPDHGSTNIERANSINIHVSRNEELRRALNSAKPGTTVLVAPGKYQGGLSLNNLKGTAKQPILIAAADPRQPPIFEGGNTCLHLIQPAHVELRHLILQGARANGLNIDDGGSKETPAHHVVLRNLTVQDIGSDRNHDGIKLSGLNDFQIQNCTVKRWGQKGSGIDMVGCQRGTISGCTFRDGDNIYGNGVQMKGGSRNITVSHCRFENAGSRAINIGGSTGLPFFRPQPAGFEAKDITVEDCTFIGSMAAIAFVGVDGAHVHHNTIYRPAKWVLRILQENKNNSFVPSRKGRFTNNLVVLRSDEVREVINIGPQTAPETFQFADNWWYLLDRPERTQQLVRLPTRETGGSYGQDPRFKAANSGDLSLQPDSPVKNVGPRQQDRQ; translated from the coding sequence ATGATTTCTCTGAAAAAAAGTAACTGGTTAAGCGCGCAACTCGTTCGTTTGTTCGAGTATCAGCAAAATCAGGAAACCAGCAAGAATCGATTGGGGGCTTTTACCGTGACTGTCTTCTCTCGCTTCACTGCAGCCCTGTTGATGGCAACCACGATTCAAGCTGCTCCTGCTGCACCGCCAGATCATGGTTCGACTAACATTGAGAGAGCGAACTCAATCAACATTCATGTGAGTCGCAATGAAGAATTGCGACGAGCCCTCAATTCTGCAAAACCAGGAACCACAGTCCTCGTCGCACCAGGTAAATATCAAGGTGGTTTGAGTCTGAACAATCTAAAGGGTACCGCGAAGCAGCCCATTCTTATTGCGGCAGCCGACCCTCGCCAGCCTCCGATTTTCGAAGGCGGGAATACCTGTCTGCATCTCATTCAACCAGCGCATGTTGAACTGCGGCACCTGATACTCCAAGGTGCCCGCGCAAACGGCCTTAACATCGACGATGGTGGCTCAAAAGAGACGCCCGCCCATCATGTTGTGCTACGCAATCTGACTGTTCAAGACATCGGCTCTGACCGCAACCATGACGGCATCAAGCTCTCAGGGTTGAATGATTTTCAAATTCAAAACTGCACCGTCAAACGCTGGGGACAAAAAGGGTCGGGCATTGACATGGTCGGCTGTCAACGTGGCACGATCTCCGGCTGCACGTTTCGCGATGGTGATAATATCTACGGCAACGGCGTACAAATGAAAGGGGGAAGTCGAAACATCACCGTCAGTCATTGTCGCTTTGAGAATGCTGGCAGCCGCGCCATTAATATTGGCGGTAGTACGGGACTTCCGTTTTTTCGACCTCAGCCTGCTGGATTTGAAGCCAAAGATATTACCGTCGAGGATTGCACTTTTATCGGGTCCATGGCCGCTATTGCCTTTGTCGGCGTTGATGGAGCTCACGTACATCACAATACCATTTATCGTCCTGCCAAATGGGTATTGCGAATCCTTCAGGAAAACAAAAACAACTCATTCGTCCCTTCGCGCAAAGGACGATTTACAAATAACCTTGTCGTACTGCGTTCCGACGAAGTCCGTGAAGTGATTAACATCGGCCCTCAGACCGCTCCTGAAACCTTTCAGTTCGCAGACAACTGGTGGTATCTCCTCGATCGGCCCGAGCGCACACAACAACTGGTGCGGCTCCCCACACGCGAAACCGGCGGCAGCTATGGTCAGGACCCCCGATTCAAAGCTGCGAATTCAGGCGATCTCTCGCTGCAACCCGACAGTCCGGTCAAGAACGTCGGGCCGCGACAGCAAGATCGTCAGTAA
- a CDS encoding efflux RND transporter periplasmic adaptor subunit, with product MTTDESSSIENLWQEIEELVLGLAQLSRTEIASQTFYTELVSRAVRGMSALGGILWVPGSSGNWEVLHSVGVNPETNPKSPLTPQENEQHRQLLKEALQENRPTTILAHSELSEQHQGINPLDENLIMCPVAIEHHPEPRTGILEIVHQPPQSFAAQDGYLRFISALCEISQDYCQHKQLQKLQELEALWEKFERFSEHVHLHLDSQQTAYIIANEGRILINCDRLSVLQRTGSTYRLIAASGVDSIERRSESVQRLESLVGCIQLLNRPYWIMEAEEKYPPQITEPLHAYLDLASSRSLMIFPLQHITAENSGETPEARKQTQPDAQQLTIGAIVIEQFHEVTPGNTMLDRALVVSRHGGTALYNALQFESYPFFPVLKHWSHSPLRKKKMTWRNLIVTGLVLALISLILIITPADFTIEGTGALQPVEQQNIFASADGIVDQILVHQGEQVESGSTLIVLRDSDLELEFSRIRGEIQTAQKRLAVLQAARLELNPTDANALQQANRLTAEQEELNERLKSLHNQRALLKQQQDALTLKSPLPGEVLTWDLQEKLLARPVQRGQRLLTVADLKGPWVLKMQVPDSEIGHILEAQRQSKSPLNVSFLLLTDPDQTYQGTIETIAATAEPDKDGIPTVQITVKLDRESIKGLRPGASVLPQIDCGKRALGYVWLRRLFETVQREVFSL from the coding sequence ATGACGACTGATGAATCCTCTTCCATAGAGAATCTCTGGCAGGAAATCGAAGAGCTGGTTCTGGGACTGGCTCAGCTCTCCCGGACCGAGATCGCGAGTCAAACATTTTACACGGAGCTCGTTTCGCGTGCCGTGCGTGGCATGTCTGCGCTGGGAGGAATTCTCTGGGTTCCCGGCTCCAGTGGAAACTGGGAAGTCCTGCACTCAGTCGGCGTGAATCCGGAAACGAATCCCAAGTCACCTCTTACTCCGCAGGAAAATGAACAACACCGCCAACTGCTTAAGGAAGCTCTGCAGGAAAATCGGCCGACAACGATTTTAGCCCATTCTGAATTATCTGAACAACACCAGGGGATCAATCCTCTGGATGAAAATCTCATCATGTGCCCGGTCGCCATCGAACACCATCCAGAACCGCGCACGGGCATTCTGGAAATCGTACACCAGCCACCTCAATCTTTTGCTGCCCAGGATGGCTATCTTCGTTTCATCAGCGCTTTATGTGAGATCTCTCAGGATTACTGTCAGCACAAACAATTACAGAAACTACAGGAACTCGAAGCCCTATGGGAAAAATTCGAGCGATTTTCGGAACACGTTCATTTACATTTAGACTCACAGCAAACTGCATATATTATTGCCAATGAAGGTAGAATCTTAATTAACTGTGATCGGCTCTCCGTCCTGCAGCGAACCGGCTCTACATACCGTTTGATCGCTGCCAGCGGCGTCGACTCTATCGAACGCCGTTCCGAGTCCGTCCAACGTCTGGAATCTCTGGTCGGCTGTATTCAATTGCTAAATCGCCCTTATTGGATCATGGAGGCGGAAGAGAAATATCCGCCTCAGATTACCGAACCGTTGCACGCCTATCTCGATCTGGCCTCTTCGCGTTCGCTGATGATCTTCCCACTGCAGCACATTACAGCAGAAAACTCGGGCGAAACTCCCGAAGCCCGGAAACAAACTCAACCCGATGCGCAGCAACTCACCATTGGTGCGATTGTGATTGAACAGTTCCACGAAGTCACACCCGGCAATACCATGCTTGATCGGGCGCTAGTAGTCTCGCGGCACGGAGGAACCGCCCTGTACAATGCGCTTCAGTTCGAGAGCTATCCCTTTTTCCCGGTTCTGAAGCACTGGTCGCATTCGCCGCTCCGCAAAAAAAAGATGACGTGGCGCAATCTGATTGTTACAGGACTGGTACTGGCCCTGATCAGTCTGATTTTAATTATTACGCCCGCCGATTTTACCATCGAAGGCACCGGCGCACTGCAGCCGGTTGAACAGCAAAACATTTTTGCGTCGGCGGATGGCATTGTCGACCAGATTCTCGTCCACCAAGGGGAACAGGTTGAAAGCGGCTCAACCTTGATTGTCTTGCGAGATTCTGATCTGGAACTGGAATTCAGTCGTATCCGGGGAGAGATTCAGACGGCTCAAAAACGCCTGGCGGTCTTACAGGCAGCACGACTCGAGTTGAATCCGACCGATGCGAACGCCTTACAACAGGCCAATCGCCTGACCGCTGAACAGGAAGAACTGAATGAACGTCTGAAAAGTCTGCATAATCAACGGGCCCTTCTCAAACAGCAACAGGATGCGTTGACTCTCAAAAGCCCGCTTCCCGGTGAAGTCCTGACTTGGGATTTACAGGAGAAATTACTGGCCCGCCCCGTACAACGCGGCCAGCGATTGTTAACTGTTGCCGATCTGAAAGGTCCCTGGGTCCTCAAAATGCAGGTTCCTGATTCCGAAATTGGTCACATCCTCGAAGCACAACGGCAGAGCAAAAGCCCACTCAACGTTTCGTTTCTCCTCTTAACCGATCCGGATCAGACCTACCAGGGCACTATCGAAACGATCGCAGCAACTGCTGAACCAGACAAAGATGGGATTCCCACGGTACAAATCACTGTGAAGCTGGATCGCGAATCGATCAAAGGGCTACGTCCCGGTGCCTCGGTACTTCCCCAGATTGATTGCGGCAAACGTGCACTGGGCTATGTCTGGCTCAGACGTCTGTTTGAAACAGTGCAACGCGAAGTCTTTTCCTTATGA